From Neospora caninum Liverpool complete genome, chromosome VIII, a single genomic window includes:
- a CDS encoding putative phosphatidylserine synthase, whose protein sequence is MQLRERKLAGAFDNQGSPHHLKPPVTPGSSCSSVNECSRRASHDSNAASVYREHAAHYAQKFRAAIDYTTREEPRQILWGFILVLSLLLLGFRDQLLPSSSQVNLVHRGAGEAVQPTVSPSETAVAPGAKLPGNDATVKCTAGSRKKNDNEDVGADGGDDPNESCQRATPEAPRVSEQQSSTSGRTQVAPSVFSSIFGGSSSASVSSPLSTNVRRVVTGLLVLVCLYCFLQAKDGLLVRPHPGFWRLVHGVCLVHLIVMVVLLVLDVETGLLVLELLFPEIAGKRKEIFAGTLVLDCRINGDTIKRQLTSVWFISHVVGWLGKMVILRNWGLCLLYSIFFELGELSFHWLVPELCECWWDSIFIDALLSNVSGMLLGAVFMKFINMHQYDWLGRHPLYQKVFMSLTPFSSEGYDWSFYKTPRHLFLSIALLTFCVFLELNVFFLMAALDIPATHYINPLRTLYLTLLGAAAAPEHYEYTMFSRERVGHNEWLLVVILSVELLVCVKYGAGRYNAETPPLDLVIPWVAALSLFAAWCYCYFSTADLRGNNGEEGIKAPVSHARRGGEEMENLAEEPKKTKRSEKHRVHSWQDQAKLLVITVPPQACFIPLLYLMKFYFYDYVKIERNQ, encoded by the coding sequence ATGCAActccgcgagagaaagctcGCGGGAGCTTTTGACAACCAAGGCTCGCCGCACCATCTGAAGCCGCCTGTGACGCCTGGCTCTTCATGCTCCTCAGTCAACGAGTGTTCGCGGCGGGCGTCCCATGACTCCAACGCGGCCTCGGTTTACCGCGAACATGCAGCCCACTATGCGCAGAAGTTTCGAGCCGCCATCGACTACACGACTCGGGAGGAACCTCGCCAGATTCTGTGGGGTTTTATTCTTGTCCTGagcttgcttcttctcgggtTCCGTGACCAGCTgctgccgtcttcttctcaggTGAACCTGGTGCacagaggcgccggagaagCTGTTCAGCCCACGGTCTCGCCAAGTGAGACTGCTGTCGCTCCTGGCGCAAAACTTCCTGGAAATGATGCCACGGTGAAGTGCACCGCGGGTtcgcgaaagaagaacgacAACGAAGATGTTGGAGCAGATGGGGGTGACGATCCGAATGAAAGCTGTCAGCGGGCTACACCAGAGGCTCCTCGTGTATCTGAGCAGCAGTCTTCTACGTCCGGTCGTACTCAGGTTGCTCCTTCGGTGTTTTCTTCAATCTTTGGTGGttcgtcctcggcctctgtctcttctcctctgagCACGAATGTCAGGCGAGTGGTGACTGGGCTTCTTGTCCTCGTCTGCCTGTACTGTTTCCTCCAGGCGAAAGATGGTTTGCTCGTTCGTCCACACCCTGGTTTCTGGCGCCTGGTACATGGCGTTTGCCTGGTTCACTTGATTGTTATGGTTGTGCTTCTGGTCCTCGACGTGGAGACCGGACTACTTGTTTTGGAGTTGTTGTTCCCAGAAATtgcagggaaaaggaaagaaattTTTGCAGGAACACTTGTGCTTGATTGCCGAATCAACGGAGACACGATCAAGCGTCAGTTAACGAGTGTGTGGTTCATCTCGCATGTTGTTGGTTGGCTAGGGAAGATGGTCATTCTCAGAAATTGGggtctttgtcttctttaCTCCATCTTCTTTGAATTAGGAGAATTGTCCTTCCACTGGCTTGTCCCAGAACTTTGCGAATGCTGGTGGGACAGTATCTTCATAGATGCTCTTCTGTCCAATGTAAGCGGCATGCTTCTGGGGGCCGTCTTCATGAAGTTTATCAACATGCACCAGTATGACTGGCTAGGCCGCCATCCGCTGTACCAGAAGGTCTTCATGAGTTTgactcccttttcttccgaggGCTATGACTGGAGCTTCTACAAGACCCCACGGCACCTGTTCCTGTCCATCGCACTGCTCACGTTTTGCGTTTTCTTGGAGTTGAATGTCTTCTTCCTTATGGCCGCGCTTGATATCCCTGCAACCCACTATATCAACCCTCTCCGAACGCTGTACCTCACTCTACTAGGCGCTGCGGCCGCCCCCGAGCACTACGAATATACCATGTTCAGTCGAGAGAGAGTTGGCCACAACGAATGGTTACTTGTTGTGATCCTCAGTGTCGAATTGTTGGTGTGTGTCAAGTATGGGGCAGGCCGGTACAACGCCGAGACCCCTCCCCTCGATCTAGTTATACCGTGGGTTGCTGCGCTCAGCCTCTTTGCTGCATGGTGTTACTGTTACTTTTCGACGGCTGACCTCCGCGGGAACAATGGCGAGGAAGGGATCAAGGCGCCTGTGTCCCACGCAcgaagagggggagaagaaatggAAAATCTGGCAGAAGAaccgaaaaagacaaaacgatCAGAGAAGCATCGAGTGCATTCCTGGCAAGACCAGGCCAAGCTGCTTGTCATTACAGTGCCTCCTCAGGCGTGTTTTATCCCTCTGCTGTATCTTATGAAATTCTACTTTTACGACTACGTCAAAATCGAGCGCAATCAGTGA